In Syngnathus scovelli strain Florida chromosome 10, RoL_Ssco_1.2, whole genome shotgun sequence, the following are encoded in one genomic region:
- the tdrd5 gene encoding tudor domain-containing protein 5: MKSCLHQLPFSKVAIFELITQLTGKMNPDVVLAKLKKDVRSLLISSKVDLDPELLKRDYKNMVGHPLPLKLLGFRNVMDMLKEIPDVVSVNIREDGKTFLKAVSHESTRNIEELVAKQRTSMMDKKRKNLQCSSYRNLSRSAPLILPRRGGAPPALPPQLRAQLRLLLSQGPVRLSELEISFLRCFGRPLRVHNLGFYSTGEMLEAAADLVLIQQGRLGSILTLREQMLPRRFNSQQNLGPPKTTTDAGVHSLAKSQDTTVSSAHEEPPHVSCNLQGINKTQEPEPQLHQKSLHFNQHFSKLQEELRQQIAENGVAATISHKLKEKLQKVVCQSSYGISVHHLPEEYKRLLGEDLPLKENGFVSVTELVDAMSDIFDLQYVDGDSQCDWIVKNTTSDAPGGTWPQINCHTEESLWDVKDGHISVDPAEEFLMMDYSVKQEQASELCPAIAVYCGPVVPLDALQSQHLERPTPRPSFEWLQVTVEQVESPGLFYVRFTGCEEAQTFENMKFEMTHCYSSPDVSERYRLPQPFIRRGQVCCASSENMSFTRGVIHQLVSSTSVEVYHVDFGTVTTVHTDDLMFLKSCFSVLPAQAVPSSLAGIKATTGAWTWEAIASFITLCNRPPVAGLVCDTGDVLHLYLCDTHTEQDIHIHNVLISQGHGEPCSPLASAAVCDKVSPVRLYLGKGAFHLPDVDEESIWPAETLEQSELETEERPSLEFIEDSESDTDVQNPSRQEEKQEFDGTETSAVCPPFILRTQEKIQDNLFHAILTRANLKREKGLGCFSGILLPRSIDCAVNGGVDG; the protein is encoded by the exons ATGAAATCTTGTTTACATCAACTTCCATTTTCCAAAGTTGCCATTTTTGAGCTCATCACACAACTGACAG GCAAGATGAACCCGGACGTCGTTTTAGCAAAGCTGAAGAAAGATGTCCGATCTTTACTCATTTCCTCCAAAGTCGATCTGGACCCTGAGCTACTTAAACGGGACTACAAAAATATGGTGGGCCATCCTCTACCTCTGAAACTCCTGGGCTTCCGAAATGTCATGGATATGTTGAAGGAGATACCTGATGTGGTCTCGGTTAATATCCGAGAGGATGGTAAAACATTCTTGAAGG CTGTTAGCCATGAGTCCACGAGAAACATTGAGGAACTGGTAGCTAAGCAGCGTACGTCCATgatggacaaaaaaagaaaaaatttgcAGTGCTCTTCCTACCGGAACTTGTCCCGGTCAGCCCCGTTAATTCTTCCCAGGCGAGGTGGCGCTCCTCCAGCCCTTCCTCCTCAGCTGAGGGCCCAACTGCGCCTCCTTCTCTCACAG GGACCTGTGAGGTTGTCAGAACTGGAGATCAGCTTTCTACGATGCTTTGGCCGCCCTCTGCGTGTTCATAATTTGGGCTTCTACTCCACTGGAGAGATGCTGGAAGCTGCTGCAGACCTTGTTTTGATCCAGCAGGGCAGGCTTGGCTCCATATTGACGCTGAGAGAGCAAATGCTGCCCAGAAGATTTAACAGTCAACAGAACCTCGGACCACCAAAGACCACAACTGACGCAGGAGTGCACAGCCTAGCAAAATCTCAAG ACACCACTGTGAGTTCTGCCCACGAGGAGCCTCCACATGTCAGTTGTAATCTACAAGGGATTAACAAAACCCAAGAACCAGAGCCTCAGCTCCACCAGAAAAGTCTCCATTTTAATCAGCATTTCTCAAAG TTGCAAGAGGAGCTTCGCCAGCAGATTGCAGAGAACGGCGTGGCTGCGACCATTAGTCACAAGCTAAAAGAGAAACTGCAAAAG GTTGTCTGTCAAAGTAGCTATGGAATATCAGTTCACCATCTCCCTGAGGAGTACAAG AGGCTTTTGGGAGAGGACTTGCCACtgaaagagaatggctttgtcaGTGTCACTGAGCTGGTGGACGCCATGAGTGACATCTTCGACCTGCAATACGTGGATGGGGACAGTCAATGCGACTGGATCGTAAAGAACACAACCTCTG ATGCTCCTGGTGGAACATGGCCACAGATAAACTGCCACACTGAAGAATCTCTTTGGGACGTCAAAGATGGTCACATCTCGGTGGACCCGGCGGAAGAATTTTTGATGATGGATTATTCTGTGAAGCAAGAACAG GCGTCAGAGCTGTGTCCCGCCATTGCGGTGTATTGCGGCCCCGTCGTGCCTCTGGACGCTCTGCAGAGTCAACATCTTGAACGGCCCACGCCGCGTCCATCTTTTGAATGGCTTCAAGTCACCGTGGAACAAGTCGAGTCTCCAGGACTCTTCTACGTCCGCTTCACGGGTTGTGAGGAAGCTCAAACCTTTGAGAATATGAAATTCGAGATGAC TCACTGTTATTCCTCCCCTGATGTGTCGGAGCGCTACCGCCTCCCGCAGCCGTTTATCCGCCGAGGGCAAGTCTGCTGTGCGTCATCGGAGAACATGTCCTTCACCAGGGGTGTGATTCACCAGCTCGTCAGCTCCACCAGCGTTGAGGTCTACCATGTAGACTTTGGCACGGTAACCACCGTGCATACCGATGACCTGATGTTCCTCAA GTCCTGCTTCTCCGTTCTTCCAGCACAAGCCGTCCCGTCGTCACTTGCTGGAATTAAAGCAACCACT GGTGCCTGGACTTGGGAGGCAATTGCTTCATTCATCACTCTTTGTAATCGGCCCCCGGTGGCCGGACTGGTTTGCGACACCGGCGATGTGCTCCACCTGTATCTTTGTGATACCCACACTGAACAGGACATCCACATCCACAATGTCCTCATCAGCCAAGGTCATGGGGAACCCTGCAGCCCCTTAGCCAGTGCAGCA GTGTGTGACAAGGTCAGCCCTGTTCGCCTTTACCTGGGCAAAGGTGCATTTCACCTGCCAGATGTTGACGAGGAGAGCATTTGGCCAGCAGAAACACTTGAGCAATCAGAG TTGGAAACTGAGGAGAGGCCCTCCTTGGAATTTATTGAGGACAGTGAGAGCGACACTGATGTTCAG AATCCTTCACGTCAAGAAGAGAAGCAGGAGTTTGATGGCACTGAAACATCAGCAGTTTGTCCACCCTTTATCTTGAGGACTCAGGAGAAAATCCAGGACAACTTATTTCACG CAATTCTTACAAGAGCAAATCTGAAACGAGAAAAAGGTTTGGGCTGCTTCT